From a region of the Besnoitia besnoiti strain Bb-Ger1 chromosome I, whole genome shotgun sequence genome:
- a CDS encoding hypothetical protein (encoded by transcript BESB_002950) codes for MSLSKATPASPVEAVYFGVVDCVFKELQAGGFSIIDKNTAEAFVVAWKEGIKLRLENPSPFSARGETRKQRRLTSSARRSDQSCRREVLPDQHDDDDFEDANVDQPSEPHLQDSLGINLAEEEIRFLSSAGGRAAPSLEDLTDVDSREIVQGHILGTFEKVTRPAETGKRLSDTRPACWTLTVKNGVMKVSGREFAFDRLEAEVKES; via the exons ATGAGCTTGTCTAAAGCTACACCTGCCTCGCCCGTTGAGGCTGTCTATTTCGGCGTCGTAGACT GTGTTTTTAAAGAATTACAGGCCGGCGGTTTCTCTATCATCGATAAGAACACTGCCGAAGCGTTCGTAGTG GCATGGAAGGAAGGTATAAAGTTACGACTGGAAAATCCTTCGCCGTTTTCTGCCCGG GGTGAAACACGCAAGCAACGTCGATTGACATCGAGCGCTAGACG CTCCGACCAATCATGCCGGCGCGAAGTCCTACCAGATCAACACG ACGATGATGACTTTGAAGATGCAAACGTCGACCAACCGTCAGAGCCGCACCTGCAAGACTCACTCGGAATAAACCTtgcggaggaggagatcAGATTTTTATCGTCAGCAGGGGGaagagcggcgccgtcttTAGAGGACCTCACAGATGTGGACTCGCGGGAAATCGTGCAGGGGCATATCCTAGGAACTTTCGAAAAG GTGACGCGTCCTGCCGAAACGGGAAAGCGTCTGTCCGACACTCGACCAGCTTGCTGGACACTTACGGTGAAAAACGGAGTCATGAAG GTTTCGGGGCGCGAATTCGCCTTTGATAGACTCGAAGCGGAGGTGAAAGAGAGCTGA
- a CDS encoding endonuclease/exonuclease/phosphatase family protein (encoded by transcript BESB_002930), translating to MTASAFPPVLQRPCVTLLHQHPPTSGPFSGSMEGSTGPTTSSATSGHSRSLSRSESSGEFPAAPGGGLVEGLSRQPQTSDMNGPGSTMPSRRHTVDGQGQAFVPRHPFLQGFSGPPQASHREPRGGVGASRSQQPPGLRTRSRGEASSVWNFSASGESGENSTSAVGLDRLSSETRRGSRNGPDPAGKATSGDTSTHSFIAARRDEGSSAGASESGSTTAEAATSGAVSGKGTDSTGGGRGSPEDSQALVDSRDGSNPGECAGHIADGPTGKGAGANRIYTRDHGEKETTALRSPAATPSTPPVGLAATPQRELSLGGGAGEGAELLRCDLMWIASGNKGGPITPVESCELHPIVIIRDRKGRVFDDDEECAENPIGKSSEIFFRWMRGPPRAVCTFHPQRTASLQCVVTLRCFCCYDCFRKGYKQLHKFYRTRGMASILPHPNSHTYGVPCRPFDWSDFDANRHFDAEHLALLKQAGLVATEGEEGNWQPVSTNRNYTPTKADVGHQLRLEALVVGRTALAQLIENEIERGFGGPNGDGGQGALESATGDAEVCGGAAVDGQSRSTRTSAGEAIEGGSAASRRGEGARRLSQGGASSDGRFLGTRRGSQSEGAGGRADAGPPEGPRSQNTVAGRSSNTRGSSAISTAVQKSGEPHQGSSSSSEDDSSRFLVNGKPVDMALAAKLAWAAASLHDSSHYRQVSTGCCVPTVDTVPRRRRRLASVPLAPPMHGMAQPPQHQPQALGPPGAASQVGTLPPHSLQAVRWKSHHRQSSPHEVGRSSDGSLQLPPSARLGGAFPGPGGRVAAAARDRFLAPSDELRAAAYGARSGGSAREGADSSTLGGGVVAFYAGENDGSAYPGSSIFGAGFSSSPFGVGSTNGLCDFARGGGSGNAAAALLPSYGSNAGGITCHQPAGGSARLFHNSPGPSAGGHGMGRDGGLLGGELEGAQHASRAGGVFDDSDSDCCLSIEGSCTSGCAGTPRRLGSQDGSQIRSRSSSSCALEELSPEDAGQFNVTVMTWNVLAELYGTLDAFPHCDAYMLAWPYRRQRILDEIVAHDPDVICLQEVQSEHFEDFFLPQLARRGYNGVYKQKTMEIFTSGSGKKSGGKFTMDGCATFYRKSKLTIVDQCGLEFSQLIKQASREQLPRQLQRQAIKRLLKDNVALLLLLEVKNEGDTRAAAKAEETDRGRDTGERRNDDRGNRSSSDSRALSASAGTRSWADSASSPPESAGATFSRGRMQATAGFVSGGGSLLSGANRAESENPRGSRGAQEEDAEPVRSTLRATAPAWGEAPRFVLDHAAQGGGMEGAQWGLSLGSNGPAGLTGARRKLLLVANTHIVANPESNDVKIWQAQTLVGMMEKYLLAFRPPAYIDSPCLTPAAVLCGDFNSTPDSAVYQLVVTGRCDRQHIDLASDRHGLLTELNLGHSIPLKSAYAVSKALKDGLNPHDFYDLRQSEPEFTNYTGSYTGCLDYLFFTDTVLRVREILEPVDSKQLFREARALQLLHQALPSPLRPSDHIPLLCKFEWIA from the exons ATGACTGCCTCCGCCTTTCCGCCCGTTCTTCAACGCCCGTGTGTCACGCTCTTGCATCAGCACCCACCCACCTCTGGCCCTTTCTCAGGTTCTATGGAGGGGTCAACAGGCCCCACTACGTCTAGCGCCACGTCCGGTCACAGCCGCTCCCTTTCACGCTCAGAATCTTCCGGAGAGTTTCCTGCAGCTCCTGGAGGCGGGTTGGTAGAAGGATTGTCGCGCCAGCCGCAAACGAGTGACATGAATGGTCCTGGCTCCACCATGCCAAGCAGGAGGCACACAGTGGATGGCCAGGGCCAGGCTTTCGTTCCTCGTCATCCGTTTCTGCAGGGCTTCAGTGGACCTCCCCAAGCTTCCCACCGCGAGCCCCGTGGGGGTGTGGGAGCGTCGCGCAGCCAGCAGCCGCCTGGGCTGCGAACTCGAAGCAGGGGTGAAGCTTCCAGCGTCTGGAATTTCTCGGCCtctggagagagcggcgagaaCTCGACGTCAGCAGTGGGTTTAGATCGTCTCTCATCTGAAACTCGCCGCGGTTCCAGAAATGGGCCAGATCCTGCTGGGAAAGCAACCAGTGGAGACACCAGTACACACTCCTTTATAGCAGCCAGGAGGGATGAAGGTTCAAGTGCTGGAGCCAGTGAGAGTGGCTCGACGACCGCTGAAGCAGCGACGTCGGGAGCTGTGAGCGGCAAAGGCACAGACAGCacaggcggagggcgcgggtCTCCAGAGGATAGCCAAGCGCTGGTTGACTCTCGAGATGGCTCCAATCCGGGAGAATGCGCGGGACACATTGCTGATGGACCGACAGGGAAAGGCGCGGGTGCCAACCGAATATACACGCGGGACCACGGAGAAAAGGAGACCACCGCGTTGCGATCGCCAGCGGCGACTCCGTCCACCCCGCCGGTCGGGCTAGCGGCTACCCCGCAACGTGAGTTGTCTCTGGGGGGCGGAGCGGGGGAAGGAGCAGAGTTGTTGCGGTGTGACTTGATGTGGATCGCATCCGGGAACAAGGGGGGCCCCATCACCCCTGTTGAGAGCTGTGAATTGCATCCGATTGTGATCATTCGCGATCGGAAAGGAAGGGTGTttgacgacgacgaggagtgTGCAGAGAATCCGATAGGCAAATCGTCGGAGATTTTTTTCCGTTGGATGCGCGGGCCGCCCCGGGCAGTTTGCACCTTCCATCCGCAGCGGACTGCATCACTGCAGTGCGTCGTGACGctgcgctgcttctgctgctaTGACTGCTTCCGGAAAGGATATAAACAACTCCACAAATTCTACAGGACGCGTGGCATGGCCTCTATTTTGCCTCATCCGAACTCCCACACATACGGGGTTCCCTGCCGTCCTTTCGACTGGAGCGATTTCGATGCAAATCGCCATTTCGATGCAGAACATTTGGCTCTCCTGAAGCAGGCAGGGCTCGTGGCaacagaaggcgaagaagggaacTGGCAGCCGGTGTCCACTAATCGAAACTACACGCCCACGAAGGCTGACGTGGGACACCAACTTAGACTCGAGGCTCTGGTTGTCGGGCGCACGGCGCTGGCACAACTGATTGAAAATGAAATTGAGCGTGGGTTTGGGGGGCCGAATGGCGACGGAGGGCAAGGTGCTTTGGAGTCGGCTACAGGAGATGCGgaggtctgcggcggcgcggcggtggaTGGCCAGTCGAGAAGCACACGTACGTCGGCGGGGGAAGCAATAGAAGGAGGatctgcggcctcgcggcgtggagagggcgcgaggcggcttTCGCAAGGTGGTGCGTCAAGTGATGGGCGGTTTTTAGGGACTCGACGAGGGAGTCAGTcagagggcgcgggggggcgtGCCGACGCAGGCCCGCCAGAAGGCCCTCGGAGCCAGAACACGGTGGCGGGGAGGAGCAGCAACACGCGTGGCAGCAGTGCAATATCCACAGCGGTGCAGAAGAGTGGAGAGCCACATCaaggcagcagctcctcgtccGAGGATGATTCATCGCGCTTCCTTGTGAACGGCAAACCTGTCGACATGGCGCTGGCGGCCAAACTTGCCTGggcagctgcgtctctccacgACTCAAGTCACTACCGTCAAGTCTCCACAGGATGCTGCGTTCCTACGGTCGATACGGTgcctcgccgcaggagacggTTGGCGTCTGTTCCGCTGGCGCCTCCCATGCATGGGATGGCACAGCCGCCTCAGCACCAGCCGCAAGCCTTGGggccgccaggcgctgctTCGCAAGTGGGGACTCTTCCACCTCACAGCCTGCAGGCTGTGAGGTGGAAGAGTCACCACAGGCAGTCGAGTCCGCATGAAGTGGGTCGGTCATCCGATGGAAGtttgcagctgccgccctctgcgcgtctcggcggagCGTTCCCCGGGCCAGGCGGCCgagtcgctgccgctgcacgAGATCGGTTCCTTGCTCCTTCCGATGAACTGCGAGCAGCCGCGTACGGCGCACGAAGTGGGGGATCAGCGAGGGAGGGGGCTGACTCGTCGACATTGGGTGGAGGCGTGGTGGCGTTCTACGCAGGGGAGAATGACGGCTCAGCGTACCCCGGTTCCAGCATTTTTGGCGCCGGGTTCTCCTCGTCCCCCTTCGGCGTCGGAAGCACAAACGGGCTGTGTGATTTCGCGCGTGGTGGCGGCTCGGGCaacgctgctgctgctctgtTGCCGTCTTACGGGTCAAACGCAGGCGGGATTACGTGTCACCAGccggcaggcggcagcgcccgaCTGTTCCACAACAGCCCCGGGCCTAGCGCAGGTGGGCACGGCATGGGGCGTGACGGCGGGCTGCTAGGAGGCGAGCTGGAAGGAGCTCAGCATGCGTCACGTGCTGGAGGAGTCTTTGATGATTCGGACAGTGACTGCTGTCTCAGCATAGAGGGAAGCTGCaccagcggctgcgcaggaaCTCCACGACGACTTGGCAGCCAGGATGGAAGCCAGATTCGcagcaggagcagcagctcctgcgccCTCGAGGAGCTGTCTCCGGAGGACGCCGGACAGTTCAACGTTACGGTCATGACGTGGAACGTGCTCGCCGAACTCTATGGCACTCTGGATGCGTTCCCCCACTGTGATGCCTACATGCTAGCTTGGCCTTATCGAAGGCAACGGATTCTCGACGAGATCGTCGCTCACGACCCCGATGTTATCTGCCTGCAG GAGGTGCAAAGCGAACATTTTGAAGACTTCTTCCTGCCTCAGCTGGCTCGCCGGGGCTACAACGGTGTCTACAAGCAGAAGACGATGGAGATCTTCACAAGCGGTAGTGGAaagaagagcggcggcaAGTTCACGATGGACGGATGCGCAACTTTTTATCGAAAGTCGAAACTCACCATCGTGGACCAGTGCGGTTTGGAGTTCAGCCAACTCATCAAGCAGGCGTCTCGTGAGCAGTTGCCTCGTCAGTTACAGAGACAAGCCATCAAGCGTCTCCTCAAAGACAACGTGgctctgcttctgcttctcgaggTGAAGAACGAGGGCGATACTCGCGCAGCGGCCAAAGCGGAGGAAACTGACAGGGGCCGCGACACCGGAGAGCGTCGGAATGATGACCGCGGCAATCGCAGCAGTAGTGACAGTAGAGCTCTTTCTGCGTCAGCGGGCACGCGCTCGTGGGCCGATTCCGCGAGTAGTCCGCCGGAGTCTGCCGGTGCGACGTTTTCACGGGGGCGCATGCAGGCTACAGCTGGCTTTgtcagcggaggcggaagtcTTCTCAGCGGCGCAAATCGCGCAGAGTCGGAAAATCCGCGAGgcagtcgcggcgcgcaggaagaggacgccgagccCGTCCGCTCGACGCTGCGGGCAACCGCTCCGGCGTGGGGAGAAGCCCCGCGTTTCGTTTTGGATCACGCAGCGCAGGGCGGTGGAATGGAGGGAGCGCAGTGGGGACTGTCTCTCGGATCTAATGGACCGGCAGGTTTGACCGGGGCGCGACGCAAACTTCTCCTAGTAGCCAACACGCACATCGTCGCGAATCCCGAGTCCAACGACGTGAAAATCTGGCAAGCACAGACTCTAGTCGG GATGATGGAGAAGTACTTGCTGGCGTTCCGCCCTCCCGCCTACATCGATTCCCCCTGCCTCACCCCAGCTGCAGTCCTGTGTGGAGACTTCAACAGCACGCCAGACAGTGCGGTCTACCAGCTGGTGGTGACGGGCCGCTGCGATCGGCAGCACATCGACCTTGCGTCCGATCGCCACGGCCTGCTCACTGAGCTGAATCTTGGCCACAGCATCCCTCTCAAATCTGCGTACGCCGTT AGCAAAGCGTTAAAAGATGGTTTGAACCCGCACGATTTCTACGACCTGCGACAGTCCGAGCCGGAGTTCACCAACTACACGGGGAGCTACACAGGCTGCTTGGATTACCTCTTTTTCACTGACACCGTGTTGCGCGTTCGCGAAATTCTTGAGCCCGTCGACTCCAAACAGCTGTTCCGG gaagcgcgagcgctgcAACTCCTCCACCAAGCGCTGCCGAGTCCCCTGCGCCCATCAGACCACATTCCTCTGTTATGCAAATTCGAGTGGATAGCGTGA
- a CDS encoding putative membrane protein (encoded by transcript BESB_002960), producing the protein MRSLRCSATFNCPPSLDAAMALTAVSGTATLVFLTVFLLNVDADCDVPLKWWLLGCTFFSFPATYMTGLIKKYYGFEPTIWAEILILVLGFIWMGIGTIEINMSATCESTAPSMWWTVFVSPWEPSSFSLP; encoded by the exons ATGCGTTCTCTACGCTGTAGCGCCACATTCAATTGTCCTCCATCTCTAGATGCG GCGATGGCTCTCACTGCTGTCTCAGGCACGGCGACTCTTGTATTTCTAACGGTCTTTCTGCTTAACGTAGACGCAGACTGTGACGTGCCTCTCA AGTGGTGGCTCCTCGGTTGTACCTTCTTC agcttTCCGGCGACCTACATGACTGGCTTGATTAAGAAATACTATGGCTTCGAACCTACG ATATGGGCTGAAATACTTATTCTCGTCCTCGGATTTATCTGGATGGGGATTGGCACAATTGAG ATAAACATGTCAGCGACATGCGAATCGACCGCTCCTTCAATGTGGTGGACCGTTTTCGTTTCA
- a CDS encoding putative CMP/dCMP deaminase, zinc-binding (encoded by transcript BESB_002940), with the protein MKPVQSPHPVAVVPYTEAEQRRFMTAAINEAKAALEEGEVPVGCVLVDSRTREVVSTGRNATNRTKNATRHCEFEALDAYMASHSQQDGEDSGPEADTAYLDLFVTCEPCVMCAVALQCAGIRRVYYGCGNDRFGGCGSVLSLNKKLSTQWTGLECHPGIFKEEAVALLRSFYSRGNPNAPDEKRHRHL; encoded by the coding sequence ATGAAGCCGGTTCAAAGCCCACACCCAGTCGCGGTGGTGCCCTACACTGAGGCTGAGCAACGGCGTTTCATGACAGCTGCTATCAACGAGGCAAAGGCTGCTCTGGAAGAGGGAGAGGTCCCAGTAGGGTGCGTGCTTGTCGACTCAAGGACACGGGAAGTTGTGAGCACCGGCAGGAACGCAACAAACAGGACGAAGAACGCGACAAGGCATTGTGAATTCGAAGCTCTGGATGCATACATGGCTTCACATTCTCAGCAGGATGGAGAGGACAGCGGCCCAGAAGCTGACACCGCATATCTCGACTTGTTCGTAACGTGTGAACCGTGTGTTATGTGTGCCGTCGCCCTGCAGTGCGCGGGGATTAGAAGAGTTTACTATGGCTGTGGGAATGACAGATTTGGGGGATGCGGTTCTGTGTTGTCTCTCAATAAGAAGCTCTCTACGCAGTGGACGGGCTTGGAATGCCATCCTGGCATTTTCAAAGAGGAGGCGGTTGCTCTTCTCAGGTCGTTTTACTCGCGAGGAAATCCAAACGCTCCAGACGAAAAACGCCACCGCCACCTTTAA